AACCTGGTGCATGGGAAAGGATAAAACCGAATCTTACGTTGTAGGCTCGGTATTCCAGGCCATGAGAGGCGTCTGGGCACGGGGAGCGGTCAGGTCGACGCGCACCGCCGTGAAGCCCCCCATCCACGGAAAGACCGGAATGCTGTTCAGATAGCGGATGACCGGGGCAAAATTCCAGGTGCAGGGCGGGCCAAGTAGAATGGACCTGGCTTCGATGCCGCCCGGAGAAAGATTTTTCAGGATCAGTGCGCGCATTTCGGGCCAAGTGAACCAGCGCGCCTCGCTCAGTGAGGATTTCTTTTTCCCCAGCCGTACGGACAGCCTGAACAAAGACGTCCGGTTCAAAAAACTGATGAGCAGCCCCTTGCGCGCCACACGCGCCGCTTCACGCAGGGCCAGACCCGGATCTTCCACGAATTCGAGCACCGTCATGAGTGAGGCGTAGTCGAATTCGCGATCCTCGAAAGGCAGATGCTCCGCGCTTCCGAGATGCAGGTCGGCGCGATGGCCTATCTTCTCCCGGGCCTGGGCCAGCATATCCGGGCTTTTATCCATGCCCGTCAGGTCGAACCCGCAGGACCAGAAAAACTCCAGAAATGTTCCCGTTCCGCAACCAATGTCTATGAGCTTCTGCTTGCGCCTGGGCCACGGCGCGATAACGCTCTGCAGCAGTTTTTCCTCCTGCTGCAGAGCGAAGCTTCCCCGCATGCTCCCGGCCCATTTGTCATAACGGGCTGCGCTTTCCCGGTTCCAATGCATCAGATTTTGGTCACCGCTCCCTTGGCTGCGGACGAAGCCATGCGGCTGTAGCGGCGCAAGATGGAAGAGCTAATTTCCTTGGGATAGGGCTTCCAGTTCCGGCGGCGATTTTCCAGCTCCGCCTCGTCGACAAGAAGTTCCAGACTGCGGCCAGGAATATCGATCTTGATCAGATCCCCTTCCTGCACCAGCCCAATGATTCCGCCTTCGGCCGCCTCCGGGCTGATATGCCCGATGGCCGCGCCGCGCGTGCCGCCGCTGAAACGGCCGTCCGTCAGCAGCGCTACTTCGCCGCCAAGACCAAGGCCGGAAATGGCCGAGGTCGGAGTCAGCATCTCGCGCATGCCGGGGCCGCCCACCGGACCTTCGTTGCGGATGACGACAACGTCGCCGGATTTAATCTTTTTGCCCATGATCGCGGTCACGGCCTCTTCCTCGCTCTCAAAGACCCTGGCCGTACCCGTGCGCTGCATCATCTCGGGCGCCACGGCGGATTGCTTCACCACCGCGCCATCCAGAGCCAGGTTGCCCTTCAAAATGGCGATGCCACCTTCCTTGGAATACGGCTCAGCCACGGTGTGGATGACCTCGGGGCGCAGGATGCGCGGCTGCAGGGCCGCCAGATTCTGCCCCAAGGTGCGGCCGGTCACGGTCATGACCTCAAGGTCGATGCGCCCGCTCGCGGCCAGCTCGTTCATGACGGCCGGGATGCCACCCGCCTCATGCAGATCCGCTATATGATGCGGCCCGGCCGGGGAGAGGCGGCAGAGGTTAGGGGTCTTGCGGCTGATCTCGTCGAAAATGTCCA
This DNA window, taken from Desulfomicrobium sp. ZS1, encodes the following:
- a CDS encoding class I SAM-dependent methyltransferase, which translates into the protein MHWNRESAARYDKWAGSMRGSFALQQEEKLLQSVIAPWPRRKQKLIDIGCGTGTFLEFFWSCGFDLTGMDKSPDMLAQAREKIGHRADLHLGSAEHLPFEDREFDYASLMTVLEFVEDPGLALREAARVARKGLLISFLNRTSLFRLSVRLGKKKSSLSEARWFTWPEMRALILKNLSPGGIEARSILLGPPCTWNFAPVIRYLNSIPVFPWMGGFTAVRVDLTAPRAQTPLMAWNTEPTT